From a region of the Synergistaceae bacterium genome:
- a CDS encoding glycosyltransferase, protein MPVYNNAEAALKLVNYLLDSDDKRFEVVISDDASSDNTQELLSAIHDSRFRYYRNDKNLGVHKNWERSLSLGRGEWLYFSMGREVLHGDKMCRLFEFLDFARENNITYMKDGYYTQESLKVFSGINAMSTFLRVTHPTADIYNGEIFRDIPNRRHYFEISDMFPENYIRRDMLMKGNGAFINSEIYIRHESFTHDKMAVKSTVEHDKNIYDMYFAPRRLIVQHKELIDMILKDSSEKFSKSELDKYFAKKFYELVNHVSRAWKSWCRNDSMSMHYGYKMKHVSRLEMLLNILKAYRAVKSHLKQHKIYSLRRQIIMYRILVKIFIEQTGQLAKKFAKILLEPLGIWKILKAIKNFPRSH, encoded by the coding sequence ATACCTGTATATAATAATGCAGAGGCAGCTTTAAAACTTGTAAATTATTTGCTTGACTCAGACGATAAACGCTTTGAGGTCGTAATCAGTGATGACGCTTCGAGCGATAACACGCAGGAATTATTGTCAGCGATTCATGATTCTAGATTCAGATATTACCGCAATGATAAAAATTTGGGTGTTCATAAAAATTGGGAACGTTCTTTATCATTAGGGCGCGGGGAATGGCTTTATTTCTCGATGGGGCGCGAGGTTCTTCACGGTGATAAAATGTGCAGATTGTTTGAATTTCTCGATTTTGCCCGCGAAAATAATATAACTTACATGAAAGACGGCTATTATACGCAAGAAAGTCTAAAAGTTTTCAGCGGAATTAATGCTATGTCTACATTTTTAAGAGTTACTCATCCTACAGCAGATATTTACAACGGGGAAATTTTTAGAGATATTCCGAATAGAAGACATTATTTCGAGATTTCTGACATGTTCCCGGAAAATTATATTAGACGCGATATGCTCATGAAGGGTAACGGGGCATTTATTAACAGTGAAATATATATACGCCACGAGTCATTTACACATGATAAAATGGCGGTAAAATCTACTGTTGAACATGACAAAAATATATATGATATGTATTTTGCGCCCCGTAGGCTTATCGTCCAGCATAAAGAATTAATTGACATGATCCTGAAAGATTCATCAGAAAAATTTAGTAAATCCGAGCTTGATAAATATTTCGCTAAAAAATTTTACGAGCTTGTAAATCACGTTTCACGAGCATGGAAAAGCTGGTGCAGAAATGATTCAATGTCAATGCATTACGGTTATAAAATGAAACACGTTAGCCGGCTGGAAATGCTGTTAAATATTCTCAAGGCATATCGCGCTGTAAAATCGCATTTAAAGCAGCATAAAATTTATTCACTGCGCAGACAAATTATAATGTACCGCATTCTAGTGAAAATATTTATAGAGCAAACTGGTCAATTAGCGAAAAAATTTGCAAAGATTCTGCTTGAGCCGCTCGGTATCTGGAAAATTCTTAAAGCTATAAAAAATTTCCCCCGTTCACATTAA
- a CDS encoding metal-dependent transcriptional regulator has translation MITPRIEDYLEELFLLESTGRSVTVTDLAERLKITKGTVTATVQKLVELEFLTHERYSKLHLTDAGRRKGMTVFRRHEGFRAFFHELLGLDRDHSSEMACSMEHYVDTTTEERLYALLEFFRKARAEHQPWVDEIFIAIEKPILIVPVPLTLCEINSEGAILRHTAEDPLRKKLIEMGFVTGAKVKLTAIDSQENIFTCKLGKNLINLPLNEAATIWIQQQAK, from the coding sequence ATGATTACTCCCAGAATAGAAGATTATCTTGAGGAATTATTTTTGCTTGAGAGTACTGGCCGCAGCGTTACTGTTACTGACTTGGCCGAAAGACTCAAGATCACAAAGGGGACTGTTACAGCAACCGTGCAGAAATTAGTCGAGCTTGAATTTTTGACTCATGAACGTTACAGCAAATTGCATTTAACAGACGCAGGAAGGCGCAAGGGCATGACAGTTTTTCGCCGTCATGAAGGTTTTCGCGCGTTCTTTCATGAGTTACTCGGTTTAGATCGCGATCACTCGTCAGAAATGGCCTGCTCAATGGAACATTATGTAGACACAACGACCGAAGAGAGATTATATGCTTTGTTAGAGTTCTTCAGGAAAGCAAGAGCCGAACATCAGCCATGGGTTGACGAAATTTTTATAGCGATAGAGAAGCCGATTTTAATTGTGCCTGTGCCGTTGACTCTTTGTGAAATAAATTCAGAGGGGGCAATTTTGCGCCACACAGCCGAAGACCCTTTGCGGAAAAAATTAATTGAAATGGGATTCGTTACGGGAGCAAAAGTTAAATTAACCGCCATTGACTCACAAGAAAATATTTTCACCTGCAAACTTGGCAAAAATTTAATAAATCTGCCGTTGAATGAAGCTGCTACGATCTGGATTCAACAGCAGGCAAAATAA
- a CDS encoding phosphoribosylaminoimidazolesuccinocarboxamide synthase, which yields MKKLDQIYEGKAKKVFATSSPDYYIVEYKDDATAFNGLKHGTITGKGIINNKMSNAMFQLLEKNGVKTHFAEQLSDRETLVKAVKIVPLEIIIRNVAAGSFSKRYGVAEGTPLKISTLEFSLKDDALNDPLINDSHIIALGVATEQELSQISAMAYKVNDVLKNFFAGIGIKLIDFKIEAGRLPNGEIILADEISPDTCRFWDAKTNEKLDKDRFRRDMGGVEEAYQEIFARING from the coding sequence ATTAAGAAATTAGATCAAATCTACGAGGGCAAAGCGAAAAAAGTTTTTGCAACATCAAGCCCCGATTACTATATAGTCGAATATAAGGACGACGCTACAGCATTTAACGGCCTCAAGCACGGCACAATAACCGGCAAAGGCATAATAAATAATAAAATGAGCAATGCAATGTTTCAATTACTAGAGAAAAACGGCGTGAAGACACATTTTGCAGAACAGTTAAGCGACCGGGAGACTCTCGTCAAAGCTGTAAAAATTGTACCCCTCGAAATAATTATACGCAACGTCGCAGCAGGTTCATTCTCAAAACGTTACGGAGTCGCAGAAGGTACACCGCTGAAAATTTCTACTCTTGAGTTCTCGTTAAAAGATGATGCACTCAATGACCCGTTAATAAATGACTCTCACATTATAGCATTAGGAGTCGCAACTGAGCAGGAATTATCGCAAATTAGCGCAATGGCCTACAAGGTTAATGACGTGCTTAAAAACTTTTTCGCAGGAATCGGCATTAAATTAATAGATTTCAAGATCGAGGCCGGAAGACTTCCAAACGGTGAAATAATTTTAGCTGATGAAATTTCGCCGGACACTTGCAGATTTTGGGACGCAAAAACTAATGAGAAGCTCGACAAAGACAGATTCAGGCGCGATATGGGCGGAGTCGAAGAAGCCTATCAGGAAATTTTTGCACGAATCAACGGCTAA
- a CDS encoding amidophosphoribosyltransferase, which translates to MIGVYRNDESKNAAHLVYYGLYALQHRGQESAGIAANNCGSMELRKGLGLAGEVFRGETFANFPGNIAIGHVRYSTAGDESVRSAQPLAASCRLGEIALAHNGNLVNADSLREMLTDEGVIFHTTSDSESILNLICQHGTRGILSGIQNAMSLIKGAYVLVITIGDKLIGVRDPYGLHPLCIGTLANNSGYVLASETCALEALDAEFLRDVTPGEIVIIDKNGLQSIEPSRWCKKNLCVFEMVYFARPDSIVDGVSVYEFRRKCGMKLAQQKKIDADVVMAVPDSGIPAAIGYAEASGIPYGEGLIKNKYMGRTFILPVQEQREDAVRIKLATIRHNIEGKRLIIIDDSIVRGTTLKRIVNHLREAGAKEIHVCAASPEVKFSCYFGIDTPHREKLIAVQKSLDEICNYIGADSVTYLSEESLQEVCGQDVYCKACFNGNYPMEVPIN; encoded by the coding sequence GTGATTGGTGTATATCGTAACGACGAGAGCAAAAACGCAGCTCATTTAGTGTATTACGGGCTGTATGCTCTTCAACATAGAGGACAGGAAAGCGCGGGGATTGCTGCAAATAACTGCGGGTCTATGGAGTTGCGCAAAGGTTTGGGACTCGCCGGAGAAGTCTTCAGGGGTGAAACTTTTGCGAATTTTCCCGGAAATATAGCTATTGGTCATGTAAGATATTCTACTGCAGGTGATGAAAGCGTCAGGAGTGCCCAGCCTCTTGCAGCAAGTTGCAGACTCGGTGAAATTGCATTAGCTCATAATGGGAATCTCGTAAACGCTGACTCATTGCGCGAAATGTTGACTGATGAAGGCGTAATTTTTCACACGACCAGCGACTCAGAGTCAATATTAAATCTCATCTGCCAGCATGGAACGAGAGGAATTTTGTCCGGCATACAAAACGCTATGAGTCTCATCAAAGGCGCATACGTTCTCGTTATAACAATCGGCGATAAATTAATCGGAGTGAGAGACCCTTACGGCCTGCACCCTTTATGTATCGGGACTCTTGCGAATAATTCCGGCTATGTTCTTGCGTCTGAGACCTGCGCACTTGAAGCTCTTGACGCTGAATTTTTGCGCGACGTTACGCCCGGTGAGATTGTCATAATCGATAAAAATGGTCTGCAAAGTATTGAACCTTCACGATGGTGCAAGAAAAATTTATGTGTCTTCGAGATGGTATATTTTGCGCGTCCTGATAGTATCGTTGACGGAGTTAGCGTTTATGAATTTCGGCGCAAATGCGGAATGAAGCTCGCCCAGCAGAAAAAAATTGATGCTGACGTTGTTATGGCTGTTCCTGATTCGGGGATTCCTGCGGCGATTGGTTATGCTGAAGCGTCAGGGATTCCATACGGCGAAGGCTTAATCAAGAATAAATATATGGGACGGACATTTATTTTGCCCGTTCAAGAACAGAGAGAGGACGCAGTAAGAATCAAATTAGCAACAATCCGGCATAATATCGAGGGCAAGCGGTTAATTATAATTGATGACTCAATAGTTAGGGGCACGACATTAAAGCGAATCGTCAATCATTTGCGCGAGGCAGGAGCTAAAGAAATTCATGTTTGTGCCGCGTCTCCTGAAGTAAAATTTTCGTGTTATTTCGGAATTGATACGCCTCACAGAGAAAAATTAATTGCCGTTCAGAAATCTCTTGACGAAATCTGCAATTATATCGGAGCTGACTCAGTTACTTATTTGAGTGAGGAAAGTTTACAGGAAGTCTGCGGCCAAGATGTTTATTGCAAGGCGTGCTTTAACGGAAATTACCCGATGGAAGTGCCGATAAATTAA
- the rfbA gene encoding glucose-1-phosphate thymidylyltransferase RfbA: MKGIVLAGGSGTRLYPLTLVTSKQLLPVYDKPMIYYPISILMQARIREILIISTPDDLPRFEKLLGSGERFGVKFSYAEQPSPDGLAQAFIIGKKFIGSDTVAMILGDNIFSGQGLVKRLRAAAKNAESGKGATIFGYYVDDPERFGIVEFDSDGHAISIEEKPEHPKSNYCVTGLYFYDNRVIEFAENLKPSKRGELEITDLNRIYLELNQLNVELLGQGFTWLDTGTHESLADATNFVKTVETHQHRKIACLEEIAYLNKWITRDDVMKVYEVLRKNQYGQYLKDVLEGKYIDV; this comes from the coding sequence ATGAAGGGCATAGTTTTAGCAGGAGGCAGCGGCACTCGTTTATATCCCCTTACGCTTGTAACGTCAAAGCAGTTATTACCGGTCTATGATAAGCCTATGATTTATTATCCCATTTCTATATTAATGCAGGCTCGAATACGCGAGATTTTGATTATTTCGACTCCTGATGATTTGCCGAGATTCGAAAAATTATTAGGCAGCGGCGAAAGATTCGGAGTGAAATTTTCTTATGCGGAACAGCCTTCACCAGACGGACTCGCGCAGGCATTTATTATCGGTAAAAAATTTATAGGTTCTGACACTGTAGCAATGATTCTCGGCGATAACATTTTTTCAGGTCAGGGATTAGTTAAAAGACTCCGAGCAGCAGCAAAGAACGCCGAGTCAGGAAAAGGCGCAACAATTTTCGGATATTATGTCGATGACCCTGAAAGATTCGGAATTGTAGAATTTGACTCAGACGGTCATGCAATATCAATCGAGGAGAAGCCCGAACACCCCAAGAGCAATTATTGTGTAACAGGTCTATATTTTTATGACAATCGCGTAATAGAATTTGCAGAAAATCTCAAGCCTTCAAAGAGGGGAGAACTCGAAATTACAGATCTTAACCGCATATATCTTGAATTAAATCAATTAAATGTAGAGCTGCTCGGACAGGGATTCACGTGGCTTGATACCGGGACTCATGAGAGCCTAGCCGACGCAACAAATTTCGTGAAGACAGTCGAGACCCATCAGCACAGAAAAATTGCATGTCTTGAAGAAATTGCATATCTCAATAAATGGATTACACGCGATGATGTTATGAAAGTTTATGAGGTCTTACGCAAGAATCAATACGGGCAGTACTTGAAAGACGTTTTAGAGGGGAAATATATAGATGTCTAA
- the rfbD gene encoding dTDP-4-dehydrorhamnose reductase encodes MSKIFITGANGQLGRDLITELTSRNIECTASDIQENFSGSESCRYIKLDITNYESVENVIKLERPDRLIHCAAWTAVDLAEDESNKQKVFAVNVTGTENIARACEKFNVIMTYISTDYIFNGEGAKPWQPDDEAFKPVNYYGFTKLQGEFAVKKFLRKFFIVRIAWAFGPRGNNFVKTMLKLSDNHESLRVVNDQIGTPTYTPDLAKLLADMNESDKFGIYHATNDEQKNFISWYDFACEIFKQSGKKINVIPVSTLEYGLSKAKRPYNSRLDKSKLLESGFNLLPDWRDALRRYLSANAN; translated from the coding sequence ATGTCTAAAATTTTTATAACCGGTGCAAATGGGCAGTTAGGGCGAGACTTAATCACCGAGCTTACATCGCGAAATATTGAGTGCACAGCGTCTGATATTCAGGAAAATTTTTCGGGTTCTGAGTCATGCAGATATATAAAACTTGACATCACTAATTATGAATCAGTAGAAAACGTGATAAAACTTGAACGTCCTGATAGATTAATTCATTGTGCAGCATGGACAGCCGTAGACTTGGCCGAAGACGAGAGCAATAAACAAAAAGTTTTCGCCGTAAATGTTACAGGAACAGAAAATATCGCGCGTGCCTGTGAAAAATTTAACGTGATTATGACTTACATCAGCACAGATTATATTTTCAACGGTGAGGGCGCTAAACCTTGGCAGCCTGACGACGAAGCATTTAAACCGGTCAATTATTACGGATTCACTAAGTTACAGGGAGAATTTGCCGTGAAAAAATTTTTGCGTAAATTCTTTATTGTCCGGATTGCGTGGGCGTTCGGGCCGAGAGGAAATAATTTCGTCAAAACAATGCTGAAACTTTCAGATAATCACGAGTCTTTGCGTGTCGTTAATGATCAAATAGGTACGCCTACATACACGCCTGATTTAGCAAAATTATTAGCTGACATGAACGAGTCTGACAAGTTCGGGATTTATCATGCAACTAATGACGAGCAGAAAAATTTTATCAGCTGGTATGACTTTGCGTGCGAGATTTTCAAGCAGTCAGGAAAAAAAATAAATGTTATTCCCGTTTCAACGCTCGAATATGGACTCTCGAAAGCAAAAAGGCCGTATAATTCAAGATTGGACAAGAGCAAATTATTAGAGTCAGGATTTAATTTATTGCCGGATTGGCGAGACGCTTTAAGGAGGTATTTATCAGCAAATGCAAATTAA
- the rfbC gene encoding dTDP-4-dehydrorhamnose 3,5-epimerase — MQINVDYNVGGIEGLCVITPKIHGDSRGYFMESYNLNDMKEAGFNINFVQDNQSSSTKGVLRGLHYQINFPQCKLVRVISGSVFDVAVDLRKNSKTFGKYYGLELSSTNCKQFLIPRGFAHGFIVLSDTAEFCYKCDDFYHPNDEGGIIYNDPDINILWPNVNAPILLSDKDKNLPSLKEVMSA, encoded by the coding sequence ATGCAAATTAACGTAGATTACAACGTCGGAGGAATCGAAGGACTTTGTGTTATTACTCCCAAGATTCACGGGGACTCACGCGGTTACTTCATGGAAAGCTATAATTTAAACGATATGAAAGAGGCCGGCTTCAATATAAATTTCGTGCAGGACAACCAAAGCAGCAGCACAAAAGGAGTCTTGCGGGGACTTCACTATCAAATAAATTTTCCGCAATGTAAATTAGTTAGAGTTATAAGCGGCTCAGTATTTGATGTTGCTGTAGATCTGCGCAAAAATAGCAAGACTTTCGGCAAATATTACGGTCTCGAACTCTCAAGCACTAACTGCAAACAATTTTTAATCCCGCGCGGCTTTGCACACGGCTTTATAGTTTTGTCGGACACAGCAGAATTTTGCTATAAATGCGACGATTTCTATCACCCTAACGACGAGGGCGGAATAATTTATAACGATCCTGATATAAATATTTTATGGCCAAACGTAAATGCGCCGATTCTATTATCAGACAAAGATAAAA